The Lampris incognitus isolate fLamInc1 chromosome 7, fLamInc1.hap2, whole genome shotgun sequence genome window below encodes:
- the bco2b gene encoding beta-carotene oxygenase 2b, with translation MALLHQFKIVNGEVTYKSCFLSSDCYQANKENNRIMVSEFGTLAMPDPCKNFFQRFLTRFELPKPTDNASVSFVTYKGDYYVSTETNYMHKVDPETLETKKVDWRKFIAVNGATAHPHYEPDGTTYNMGNSYNAKGASYNIIRVPPTKEAPEETLEGATVVCSIPSADKTKPSYYHSFAMSENYVVFIEQPIKMDLLKILTGKLRGKGISNGVYWDPKHDTIFHLIHKQTGKVSLVKYHARPLSTFHQINAYEEDGFLIMDLCASDDGQAINNYMIQNLRKSGEALDEVYNTMCRVFPRRFVLPLNVDINTPCGQNLNTLPDSTATATKMANNKVYCTHEDLHGEELHEYGGLEFPQINYAKYNTHPYRYFYGCGFRHLVGDSLIKMDLHGKQMKVWEQPGLYPSEPVFIPSPNATEEDDGVVMSVVVTPIKDKSTFLLVLDAKTFKELGRAEVPVNIPYGFHGAFKACEKKNMHN, from the exons ATGGCTCTTCTTCACCAGTTCAAAATTGTGAATGGTGAGGTAACTTACAAGAGCTGCTTCCTCTCCAGTGACTGTTACCAGGCCAACAAAGAGAACAACCGTATCATGGTCTCAGAGTTTGGGACCCTTGCCATGCCAGACCCCTGCAAAAACTTTTTCCAACGCTTTTTGACCAGATTTGAATTACCAA AACCCACGGATAATGCCAGTGTGAGCTTTGTGACCTACAAGGGGGATTACTATGTCAGCACAGAAACCAACTATATGCATAAGGTGGACCCTGAGACACTGGAGACCAAAAAG GTTGATTGGCGTAAATTTATTGCTGTAAACGGAGCCACTGCACACCCTCATTATGAACCTGATGGTACAACATATAACATGGGGAATTCCTATAATGCTAAAG GAGCAAGCTACAACATCATCCGTGTGCCTCCTACCAAAGAGGCACCGGAGGAAACCCTGGAGGGAGCAACTGTGGTTTGCTCCATCCCCTCAGCAGACAAGACCAAACCCTCCTATTACCACAGCTTTG CCATGTCAGAGAACTACGTGGTTTTCATTGAGCAGCCCATCAAGATGGACCTGCTTAAGATTTTGACAGGCAAGCTGAGAGGGAAAGGCATCAGTAATGGTGTCTACTGGGACCCTAAACATGACACTATCTTCCACCTGATCCACAAGCAGACAGGGAAG GTAAGCTTGGTCAAGTATCACGCCAGGCCGTTGTCAACTTTCCACCAGATCAACGCCTATGAAGAGGATGGCTTTCTGATCATGGATCTGTGTGCTTCAGATGATGGCCAAGCCATTAATAACTACATGATCCAGAACCTTCGCAAGTCAGGAGAGGCCCTTGATGAG GTATACAACACCATGTGTCGAGTTTTCCCAAGGCGCTTTGTCCTGCCTTTAAACGTAGACATCAATACGCCCTGTGGTCAAAATCTGAATACACTGCCTGACAGCACAGCCACTGCTACCAAGATGGCCAACAACAAG GTGTACTGCACCCATGAAGATCTCCATGGAGAAGAGCTCCATGAATATGGAGGCCTGGAATTCCCTCAGATTAACTATGCAAAATACAACACTCACCCATACCGCTATTTCTATGGCTGTGGCTTCAGACACCTGGTAGGAGACTCACTAATCAAGATGGACCTCCATGGGAAACAGATGAAG GTATGGGAGCAGCCTGGTCTTTACCCCTCTGAACCTGTCTTTATACCCTCCCCTAACGCCACAGAGGAGGATGACGGTGTGGTCATGTCTGTCGTTGTCACTCCAATTAAG GACAAGAGTACATTTCTCCTAGTTTTAGATGCCAAGACATTCAAAGAGCTGGGTAGGGCTGAGGTGCCTGTCAACATTCCCTACGGTTTCCATGGGGCATTCAAAGCATGTGAAAAGAAAAATATGCATAACTAG